AGGTTCCCGGTTTTAAGGTTAATAACTGTTAAAATTGATATGCTAACGCAAGTAATTTTAATTTATTGTGCGCTGCCAAAAATTTTATTCTTTTTCAAAAATACCTATTATTTCAACGTAAAACAAATCAAATTTGTTTCTATCATTGTTTAAACATTAATTAGCGCTTTATTTATGGATGCCAATCCCAACCTAATACTACAATTGGTTACAATGAAAATGCCTTTTGGGAAGTACAAAGACACACTTTTGTGCAATTTACCGGTGGCTTACCTGGAGTGGTTTAACCGAAAAGGTTTTCCGGAAGGTAAATTGGGTGTATTGCTTCAAACAATTTACGAAATAAAATTAAATGGACTTGAGAAACTACTTGAACCTTTAAAGAAAAAATAGAATTAATTTTAGCACATGAAAAAAAATAAACTTCTACTAGTTATCCTATTTCTTATTGTTGCACCGGCTATCGCACAAGACTCCAATACCGATGAACCCGAACAAACTCAAGTTGCAACTGCCAAGAAAAAGAAATTTCTGGTAGGCTTGTACATTGGTTCTTATTTCGCCAATAAACATTCGGCATACAACTACGATGGATATGGATATGATTTAGGCGGCCAACGCAATAGTTTTGAAACAAGTTTTATGAATACCAAAATTAATTTCCAATACAGCGGTGCATACGGGCAACCTGATTATATTGCGCAAGAGTTGGGTGTTCAACCCGGTGATTGGAATTTCGACGTAAGTGATATGCCGGTAAATATGAGATACAATGTTGCATTTTTGGTAGGACTAAATGGACGTTATGCGGTAAGCGATAATGGAGCCATAGTGTTTCATGCAAATGCAAGTAA
This region of Bacteroidota bacterium genomic DNA includes:
- a CDS encoding DUF3820 family protein, whose protein sequence is MDANPNLILQLVTMKMPFGKYKDTLLCNLPVAYLEWFNRKGFPEGKLGVLLQTIYEIKLNGLEKLLEPLKKK